Within Bacteroidia bacterium, the genomic segment TATTAAAAGAGTGCCGAGAATTAAAATTGATAATGATCTCATATTTTTTAAATTATTTGCCAATTGATTTCAAAATTTTAGCAGGAATGCCACCTACTATCACATTTGCCGGAATATCTTTAGTAACTACCGCACCTGCCGCCACCACAGAGTTCTCGCCAATAGTGACACCTGGTAAAATGGTAGCCGCCGCTCCAATCCACGCATTATGCTTTACCACAATTGGTTTGCAAATCAAAGATTTTCTGTCGTTGGGATTTAATGGATGATTTTCTGTAATGAGATTTACTTTAGGACCGATTAAAACATCATCTTCGATGGTAATTCCGCCCATGTCTAAAAACGTACAAGCATGGTTGATAAATACGGTTTTTCCTATGTTGATGAATTGACCAAAATTGGTGTAGAATGGAACGAACACTGTTGTGGAAGCGTCTATTTCTCTACAGATTATTTCACTTAAATTTTTTCTTATCAACTCAACGTCTTCCGAAGTATTCAGTTTCGCATTCAGTTTTAAAGTACGGTTAACGATGGCTTGAATTTTTGAATATTGAGCATCATCCAATCGAATAGGTTCGCCTGAACGCAGCCTGTCAAAAATGTCTTTTTTGTCAATGATTTGTTTT encodes:
- a CDS encoding DapH/DapD/GlmU-related protein encodes the protein MNKAKKQIIDKKDIFDRLRSGEPIRLDDAQYSKIQAIVNRTLKLNAKLNTSEDVELIRKNLSEIICREIDASTTVFVPFYTNFGQFINIGKTVFINHACTFLDMGGITIEDDVLIGPKVNLITENHPLNPNDRKSLICKPIVVKHNAWIGAAATILPGVTIGENSVVAAGAVVTKDIPANVIVGGIPAKILKSIGK